The Sulfolobus acidocaldarius DSM 639 genome has a window encoding:
- a CDS encoding shikimate kinase: MQTYAGISVVNALPGWYGSSMAIDLKVEVKVSETEYCESQDILIDTIIQFFRQKYNLPCMKAEINSEIPPKGGLKSSSAVSTALIAEIMRRYKIKDVDPPKLSAILSLKAGVSYTGAYDDATSSYYGGVTFTFNKEFQLIEIKEPPDISVVLLPRGNRQVKIDLNHLKRYAGLFQEIFNVARKDIITGMRLNGIAMAEILGYDTSPIKQALKGGALASGISGNGPSIFAVTKPGDEGKVIDIFSNFGEVLVTRVVEPRSLE; encoded by the coding sequence ATGCAAACCTATGCAGGAATCTCAGTAGTAAACGCATTGCCAGGCTGGTACGGTTCATCAATGGCAATTGACTTAAAGGTAGAGGTGAAAGTCAGTGAGACTGAGTACTGTGAGAGTCAAGATATATTGATAGATACTATAATTCAATTCTTCAGACAAAAGTACAACCTACCTTGTATGAAGGCTGAAATAAACTCAGAGATTCCTCCAAAAGGAGGTTTGAAAAGCAGTAGTGCTGTTTCCACTGCGTTAATAGCTGAAATTATGAGAAGGTATAAGATAAAAGATGTCGATCCACCAAAATTATCCGCAATACTGTCACTAAAGGCAGGCGTGAGTTATACTGGAGCTTATGATGACGCTACATCCTCATATTATGGAGGGGTTACATTCACCTTTAATAAGGAATTCCAGTTAATTGAAATAAAAGAGCCACCTGATATCTCAGTAGTTTTACTCCCTAGAGGAAACAGACAGGTTAAAATTGATCTCAACCATTTAAAGAGATATGCTGGTCTATTCCAGGAAATATTCAATGTCGCAAGAAAAGACATAATTACGGGTATGAGGCTTAACGGAATTGCTATGGCTGAGATATTAGGTTATGACACTTCTCCCATAAAGCAAGCTTTAAAGGGCGGAGCATTAGCTTCTGGTATATCTGGTAATGGACCGTCGATTTTTGCTGTAACAAAACCAGGAGACGAGGGTAAGGTAATCGATATTTTCTCGAATTTTGGAGAGGTATTAGTAACTAGGGTGGTTGAGCCACGATCACTAGAATAA